One part of the Ictidomys tridecemlineatus isolate mIctTri1 chromosome 13, mIctTri1.hap1, whole genome shotgun sequence genome encodes these proteins:
- the Diras2 gene encoding GTP-binding protein Di-Ras2 — protein sequence MPEQSNDYRVAVFGAGGVGKSSLVLRFVKGTFRESYIPTVEDTYRQVISCDKSICTLQITDTTGSHQFPAMQRLSISKGHAFILVYSITSRQSLEELKPIYQQICEIKGDVDSIPIMLVGNKCDESPSREVPSGEAEALARSWKCAFMETSAKLNHNVKELFQELLNLEKRRTVSLQIDGKKSKQQKRKEKLKGKCVVM from the coding sequence ATGCCTGAGCAGAGCAACGACTACCGGGTGGCCGTGTTCGGGGCCGGGGGCGTTGGCAAGAGCTCCCTGGTCCTGCGGTTTGTGAAGGGCACCTTCCGGGAGAGCTACATCCCCACGGTGGAAGACACCTACCGGCAGGTGATCAGCTGCGACAAGAGCATCTGCACCCTGCAGATCACCGACACCACGGGGAGCCACCAGTTCCCGGCCATGCAGCGCCTGTCCATCTCCAAGGGGCACGCCTTCATCCTGGTGTACTCCATCACCAGCCGGCAGTCCCTGGAGGAGCTCAAGCCCATCTACCAGCAGATCTGCGAGATCAAAGGGGACGTGGACAGCATCCCCATCATGCTGGTGGGCAACAAGTGCGACGAGAGCCCCAGCCGCGAGGTGCCGAGCGGCGAGGCCGAGGCCCTGGCGCGCTCCTGGAAGTGCGCCTTCATGGAGACCTCGGCCAAGCTCAACCACAACGTCAAGGAGCTGTTCCAGGAGCTGCTCAACCTGGAGAAGCGCAGGACCGTGAGCCTCCAGATCGACGGGAAAAAGAGCAAGCAGCAGAAGCGGAAAGAGAAGCTCAAGGGCAAGTGCGTGGTCATGTGA